A stretch of Paenibacillus peoriae DNA encodes these proteins:
- the loaP gene encoding antiterminator LoaP, with amino-acid sequence MSWYVLHVETGQENVVRAMIRKFYNPSSMYAIVPKRRLLEKRQGHIYEVCRTIFPGYVFVNTEMNAKTYNDLRRLPKCYRLLNNFNHRYHQIESKEIRVNPEDRIESYSFSKIDDEEMRPILQLIDKDEIIGYSSLYLRNTRAVVCDGPLTGEEERIKKIDARKKRARIILRLNGAEKYIDVGIKIVSVSENAQMNITPKNQSEAN; translated from the coding sequence ATGAGCTGGTATGTGCTGCATGTCGAAACCGGACAAGAAAATGTGGTTCGAGCGATGATACGTAAATTCTACAATCCGTCGTCAATGTATGCGATAGTTCCCAAACGTAGGCTGTTAGAGAAAAGACAGGGTCACATCTATGAAGTTTGTCGAACGATTTTTCCAGGTTATGTATTTGTAAATACGGAGATGAATGCAAAAACTTATAATGATCTTAGGCGGCTTCCTAAATGCTATCGACTTCTAAATAATTTTAACCATCGTTATCATCAAATAGAGTCTAAAGAAATAAGAGTGAATCCGGAAGATAGAATTGAGTCCTATTCGTTCTCAAAAATTGACGACGAAGAAATGAGACCTATTCTCCAACTTATTGATAAAGATGAAATTATAGGATATTCGTCTTTATATCTAAGAAATACAAGGGCCGTTGTATGTGACGGTCCGCTAACGGGTGAGGAAGAAAGAATAAAAAAGATTGATGCGCGGAAAAAAAGAGCGAGGATTATCTTGAGGCTGAATGGCGCAGAAAAATATATTGATGTGGGAATTAAGATTGTTTCAGTATCGGAAAATGCCCAAATGAACATTACCCCAAAAAATCAGAGTGAAGCCAACTGA
- a CDS encoding TetR family transcriptional regulator produces MSLEHQQNLGLRERKKAKTIASIQMHALRLFSELGYNETTVEQIAEAAEISPSTFFRYFSSKEDVIVTDNYDPLLISAFEEQPAHLTPLQAVRNAMLATMSDMSGDEMSTTRERNQLVMSVPELRAATLNNLTDTMHMIAEMVSKRVGRDPGDLQIRTFAGAVIGVNISVMLHYAENPTENFSELLSEALNLLETGLPL; encoded by the coding sequence ATGTCACTTGAACACCAGCAAAATCTTGGGCTGAGGGAGCGAAAAAAAGCAAAAACCATTGCATCGATTCAAATGCATGCGTTACGCCTATTCAGCGAACTGGGATATAACGAAACTACTGTGGAACAGATTGCAGAAGCAGCGGAGATTTCACCAAGCACCTTTTTTCGCTATTTTTCGAGCAAGGAGGATGTGATTGTTACAGATAACTATGATCCCCTGCTTATATCTGCATTTGAAGAACAGCCAGCTCATTTAACTCCACTTCAAGCTGTGCGTAATGCTATGTTAGCAACCATGTCTGACATGTCCGGCGACGAAATGTCTACTACACGTGAGCGTAACCAACTCGTGATGTCAGTACCGGAACTCCGGGCTGCAACCTTGAATAATTTGACTGATACAATGCATATGATTGCTGAGATGGTTTCCAAACGGGTGGGACGAGATCCTGGAGACTTGCAGATTCGAACTTTTGCAGGCGCCGTCATAGGTGTTAACATATCTGTTATGTTGCATTATGCGGAAAATCCAACTGAAAATTTTTCTGAATTATTATCTGAAGCATTAAATCTCTTGGAGACTGGCCTTCCACTATAA
- a CDS encoding PEP/pyruvate-binding domain-containing protein, with translation MGNEIEWFAEITPELRKWTGGKGGMLARMLQAGYPIPNGFIVFPQAFQGEKLKEKTWKEMIRYLEKLRKDYPNVSFAVRSSALSEDSALASFAGEFESVLEVQTNEDVLKALYVVHHSQYSERVRAYSAVKGFEEAHQMAIVVQIMVPSEISGVLFTADPITGNRSVMSGNFVFGLGEQLVSGKGNARVFSLFKPSGRYKGPKELLPYIKKLYWYASRLEKAMGEPQDIEWAIANGQLFFLQARPVTTLSPGNMDTFEWNDSLSGDFLWTNTNVGESISDVVTPLSWSIIRALDEEHNVIPGHYLMSGNICGRVYSNVSVPLSVFFAFGWNKKSILKKMSNVFGEIPDEIQIPIYPFSRKELIKIMLPKMLYAFKQTRKAMKLLPQHIKETAAWCTQTEELIGNVQSKEELITLWREQLWPKNIEAMWIALEGPSSKMQNFVRLKEKLEKWLGRDDASVLLSNLSGSTGLASLGPVVGISSVVKGEMSQEDYLLEYGHRGPHEFELSIPDPREEPSWLEKQIQETKKSGINVDDLLYKQREQNEVVWRRLEQRFPYKINKLKRVIAKISEGPHLREAVRSEWTRVFRLNRSFALKAGELIGIGEDVFFLYVDEILGWLAGGSVIEERISTRKVNYLKYKQLPAFPSIIRGRFEPLQWMEDPNRRVDYYDPYIPLDSSIHSEIIEGVAGAAGRIEGTVRVLRNPEDGHQLLPGEILVTSTTNVGWTPLFPKAAAIVTDIGAPLSHAAIVARELGIPAVVGCGNATTRMKTGDRVIVDGGQGIVLTR, from the coding sequence ATGGGTAATGAAATAGAATGGTTTGCAGAGATAACTCCTGAGCTGCGGAAATGGACCGGAGGCAAAGGAGGGATGCTTGCTAGGATGCTTCAAGCTGGTTATCCGATTCCTAATGGTTTTATTGTTTTTCCACAGGCCTTTCAAGGGGAAAAACTTAAGGAAAAGACATGGAAAGAAATGATCAGGTATTTGGAAAAGCTTCGTAAGGATTACCCTAATGTCTCATTTGCAGTAAGGTCTTCAGCCTTGAGCGAGGATTCAGCCTTAGCTTCTTTTGCAGGAGAGTTTGAAAGTGTCTTAGAAGTACAAACAAACGAGGACGTTCTGAAAGCCTTGTATGTGGTTCACCATTCTCAATACAGTGAGAGGGTGCGGGCATACAGTGCAGTTAAGGGTTTTGAAGAAGCACACCAAATGGCGATTGTAGTCCAAATCATGGTTCCTTCTGAAATCTCGGGTGTTCTTTTTACAGCAGACCCTATTACGGGCAATCGTTCAGTAATGTCTGGAAATTTTGTGTTCGGGTTAGGGGAGCAACTGGTATCTGGTAAAGGAAATGCTCGTGTTTTCTCCTTATTTAAACCCTCAGGTCGATATAAAGGGCCAAAAGAATTACTTCCTTATATCAAAAAGCTATATTGGTATGCTTCCCGTCTGGAAAAAGCGATGGGAGAACCACAGGATATTGAATGGGCCATTGCCAATGGCCAACTCTTTTTTTTACAAGCACGACCTGTTACTACTTTAAGCCCTGGAAATATGGATACATTTGAATGGAATGATTCTTTATCAGGTGATTTTCTTTGGACGAATACTAATGTAGGTGAATCCATTTCAGATGTGGTTACTCCCTTAAGCTGGTCTATTATTCGTGCTTTGGACGAAGAACATAATGTGATTCCTGGTCATTATTTAATGTCTGGTAATATCTGTGGAAGAGTATACTCCAATGTGAGTGTACCATTGTCCGTTTTTTTTGCATTTGGGTGGAATAAAAAGTCAATATTAAAAAAAATGAGCAATGTTTTTGGGGAAATTCCAGATGAAATCCAAATTCCTATATATCCGTTTTCTAGGAAAGAGCTCATTAAAATAATGCTCCCCAAGATGCTGTATGCTTTTAAACAGACCCGAAAAGCGATGAAATTATTACCACAGCACATAAAAGAAACAGCGGCCTGGTGCACTCAAACGGAAGAGTTAATTGGCAATGTCCAGTCCAAGGAAGAATTGATTACATTATGGCGTGAGCAGCTTTGGCCTAAAAATATTGAAGCGATGTGGATTGCACTGGAAGGACCTAGTAGCAAGATGCAAAATTTTGTTCGATTGAAGGAAAAGTTGGAGAAATGGCTTGGACGTGATGATGCTAGTGTACTTCTATCTAATCTGAGCGGAAGTACAGGTTTGGCCAGCTTGGGACCTGTTGTTGGTATATCTTCAGTCGTGAAAGGTGAAATGAGTCAGGAGGATTATCTATTGGAATATGGGCATCGAGGCCCACATGAGTTTGAGCTATCGATACCTGATCCAAGAGAAGAACCGAGTTGGCTGGAAAAGCAAATCCAAGAAACAAAGAAATCTGGAATAAATGTTGACGATTTATTGTATAAACAACGTGAACAAAATGAAGTGGTTTGGAGAAGATTGGAGCAGCGTTTTCCATACAAGATAAATAAGTTGAAACGTGTCATAGCAAAAATTTCTGAAGGACCGCATTTAAGGGAAGCTGTTCGTTCGGAATGGACGCGTGTCTTCAGATTAAATCGCTCTTTCGCGCTGAAAGCAGGCGAGTTGATTGGCATAGGAGAAGATGTATTTTTTTTATATGTAGATGAGATATTGGGCTGGCTTGCAGGAGGAAGTGTTATTGAGGAGAGAATCTCGACCAGAAAAGTGAACTATTTAAAATATAAGCAACTGCCTGCGTTCCCCTCGATTATACGTGGGCGATTTGAACCTTTACAATGGATGGAGGATCCCAATCGCAGAGTAGATTATTATGATCCATATATACCATTAGATAGCTCTATCCATTCCGAAATCATTGAAGGAGTTGCTGGAGCGGCAGGTAGAATTGAGGGGACTGTACGTGTACTGAGGAATCCTGAGGATGGACACCAGCTCCTTCCTGGTGAAATACTGGTGACCTCGACAACGAATGTAGGCTGGACTCCACTTTTTCCAAAAGCAGCTGCGATTGTAACAGATATAGGAGCACCACTCTCTCATGCTGCAATTGTAGCCAGAGAGCTAGGCATTCCAGCTGTTGTAGGATGTGGAAATGCTACTACAAGAATGAAAACCGGCGACAGGGTTATTGTTGATGGTGGGCAGGGAATTGTACTAACGAGGTGA
- a CDS encoding type 1 glutamine amidotransferase domain-containing protein gives MSKIAFLLADQFEDSEMKVPYDELKKAGHEADIVGLKQGEKVSGKQGKASYTIEKAIADVKSSDYDAVVIPGGSSPENLRLDANVLKFVTEINESKKTIGAICHGPQILASADLLQGRTITAYPPLKDDLINAGAYFEDREAVVDGNFITSRTPKDEPAFVRELLKAL, from the coding sequence ATGAGTAAAATTGCATTTTTATTGGCTGACCAATTTGAAGATTCCGAAATGAAGGTACCTTATGATGAATTAAAAAAGGCTGGACATGAGGCGGATATTGTTGGGCTGAAGCAAGGTGAGAAAGTGAGCGGTAAGCAAGGTAAAGCAAGCTATACTATTGAAAAAGCCATTGCAGATGTGAAATCAAGTGATTATGATGCAGTTGTTATTCCTGGTGGATCATCTCCGGAAAATCTCCGTTTGGATGCAAATGTTCTGAAATTTGTAACTGAAATTAATGAGTCCAAAAAAACGATTGGCGCTATCTGTCACGGGCCACAAATTTTGGCGAGTGCCGATTTGTTACAAGGCCGGACGATTACAGCTTATCCTCCATTGAAAGATGACTTGATTAATGCGGGTGCTTATTTTGAGGATCGAGAGGCGGTTGTGGACGGTAACTTTATTACGTCTCGGACCCCTAAGGATGAGCCCGCTTTTGTGCGTGAGTTGTTAAAGGCATTGTAA
- the dtd gene encoding D-aminoacyl-tRNA deacylase → MKIIIQRCKDAQVTVNQKVVGKIGTGLMLLVGIGQGDTAADAVYLADKTAGLRIFDDAEGKMNDSVLDVGGAILSVSQFTLYGDCRKGRRPNFMGAAKPEEAEKLYDFFNSQLRAKGLKVETGIFGAMMDVSLTNWGPVTLILDSERS, encoded by the coding sequence ATGAAGATCATTATTCAGCGCTGTAAAGACGCTCAGGTAACGGTGAATCAAAAGGTGGTTGGCAAGATTGGAACCGGATTAATGCTGCTGGTTGGTATTGGTCAGGGAGATACAGCAGCCGATGCCGTTTATTTGGCGGATAAAACGGCGGGATTACGTATATTTGATGATGCTGAAGGCAAAATGAATGACAGCGTTCTGGATGTCGGTGGAGCCATTTTGTCTGTCTCTCAATTTACGTTGTATGGTGACTGCCGTAAAGGAAGAAGGCCTAACTTTATGGGGGCGGCCAAACCTGAGGAAGCGGAGAAGCTGTATGATTTCTTCAACAGTCAGCTTCGAGCCAAGGGCCTGAAGGTAGAAACGGGAATTTTTGGGGCTATGATGGATGTTTCATTGACGAACTGGGGCCCAGTCACACTGATTTTGGATAGCGAACGTTCGTGA
- a CDS encoding RelA/SpoT family protein, which produces MGIEQLLKKAGAYTREADLIRIRDAYDFAEQAHSGQTRKSGEPYILHPLAVADIVVNMQMDTISIIAALLHDVVEDTTVSLAQIREHFGDTCAMLVDGLTKLERIQFRSKEEQQNENYRKMFIAMAQDIRVIVIKLADRLHNMRTLKYQSEESQRRIAYETLEIFCPVANRLGISAIKWEMEDIALRYLNPQQYYRIANLMHKKRAEREQFIDNVIQRIREKLEEMGIQADLSGRPKHIYSVFKKMTTKNKQFNEIYDLLAIRIIVDNIKDCYATLGIIHTLWKPMPGRFKDYIAMPKANMYQSLHTTVVGPNGEPTEVQIRTVDMHRTAEFGIAAHWAYKEGNGANNTNFEDKITFFREILELQNEAKDASEFVESLKMDFFSDLVFVFTPKGEVIELPAGSVPLDFAFRIHTEVGNRTIGSKVNGRIVPLDYRLKTGDIVEIMTSKHSYGPSQDWLKIAQSSHARSKIKQWFKKEKREENVEKGRENLERELRKRDIEPSVWMSDDKLQEVAQKFSFNDSEDMLSAIGFGGITAAQVCTRLTEKLRKEQEEARLIELTTEVKEYKPQGERKKTPTNGVSVRGVDNLLVRFARCCNPVPGDDIIGYVTRGRGVSVHRTDCPNIPSGTGEDQARVIEVEWEEAAEVNYSVDIEITGHDRNGLLNEVLQAISENKTSFSAVTGRTDKNKMAMIHITILIRNTDHLHSVVERIKRVKDVYTVHRIMQ; this is translated from the coding sequence ATGGGGATAGAGCAATTACTTAAAAAGGCCGGGGCCTATACCAGAGAAGCAGATCTTATCCGCATCAGGGACGCCTATGATTTTGCCGAACAGGCCCATTCCGGCCAGACTCGTAAGTCCGGTGAACCTTATATTCTGCATCCGCTTGCGGTTGCTGATATCGTCGTTAATATGCAGATGGATACCATCTCCATTATCGCCGCTCTTTTACATGACGTTGTGGAGGATACGACGGTGTCTTTGGCGCAGATTCGCGAGCATTTTGGCGATACATGTGCGATGCTTGTCGATGGTCTGACGAAACTGGAGCGTATCCAGTTCCGTTCCAAGGAAGAACAACAGAACGAAAATTATCGAAAAATGTTTATTGCTATGGCGCAGGACATTCGTGTCATTGTCATTAAGTTAGCAGATCGTCTGCACAACATGCGTACCTTGAAATATCAGTCAGAGGAAAGCCAGCGTCGGATTGCTTATGAAACGTTAGAGATTTTCTGTCCGGTTGCAAACCGACTGGGTATTTCAGCCATTAAGTGGGAAATGGAAGATATTGCTCTGCGCTATCTGAATCCTCAGCAGTATTATCGCATTGCTAATTTGATGCATAAGAAGCGGGCAGAGCGGGAGCAGTTTATTGATAATGTCATACAGCGTATCAGAGAAAAGCTGGAAGAGATGGGCATTCAGGCTGATCTGTCCGGACGCCCTAAACATATTTACAGTGTGTTTAAAAAAATGACGACGAAGAACAAGCAGTTCAATGAAATATATGATTTGCTGGCGATTCGAATTATTGTGGATAACATTAAAGACTGTTACGCCACACTGGGGATTATCCATACGTTGTGGAAGCCGATGCCGGGGCGGTTTAAGGATTATATCGCTATGCCTAAGGCCAATATGTATCAGTCCCTTCATACGACAGTAGTAGGTCCTAACGGGGAGCCTACCGAGGTGCAAATTCGCACAGTGGATATGCATCGTACCGCTGAATTCGGGATTGCGGCCCATTGGGCCTATAAAGAAGGCAACGGAGCAAACAACACTAACTTTGAGGATAAAATCACCTTTTTTCGAGAAATCCTGGAGCTGCAAAATGAAGCGAAGGATGCGTCGGAATTTGTGGAATCGCTCAAAATGGACTTTTTCTCAGACCTTGTGTTTGTGTTTACTCCTAAGGGAGAGGTCATTGAGTTGCCAGCCGGATCCGTTCCGCTGGACTTTGCTTTCCGTATTCATACCGAAGTTGGCAATCGAACGATTGGCTCTAAGGTAAATGGAAGAATCGTACCTTTGGATTATCGGCTTAAAACTGGGGATATTGTCGAAATTATGACGTCCAAACATTCTTATGGACCTAGTCAGGACTGGCTCAAAATTGCTCAGTCCTCTCACGCGCGCAGTAAAATCAAACAATGGTTCAAGAAAGAAAAGCGTGAGGAGAATGTTGAAAAAGGCCGTGAAAATCTGGAACGTGAGCTAAGAAAACGCGATATCGAGCCATCGGTGTGGATGAGCGACGACAAGCTTCAGGAAGTGGCGCAGAAGTTCTCTTTTAACGATTCCGAAGATATGCTGTCTGCGATTGGTTTTGGTGGTATAACCGCAGCGCAGGTCTGTACACGTTTGACAGAGAAGCTGCGTAAGGAACAAGAAGAGGCACGGTTGATCGAATTGACGACCGAGGTCAAGGAGTACAAGCCGCAGGGCGAACGGAAAAAAACACCGACCAACGGTGTCAGCGTCAGAGGCGTCGATAATTTACTCGTTCGTTTTGCACGATGTTGTAATCCCGTACCGGGAGATGACATCATTGGCTATGTAACACGTGGACGCGGCGTATCCGTTCACCGGACGGATTGCCCGAATATTCCTTCGGGTACGGGCGAAGACCAGGCGCGTGTGATTGAAGTAGAGTGGGAAGAAGCAGCGGAAGTCAATTACAGTGTCGATATTGAGATTACGGGCCATGATCGCAACGGTTTGCTGAATGAAGTGCTTCAGGCCATTTCTGAGAACAAAACCAGCTTCTCGGCCGTTACAGGTCGTACAGATAAAAATAAAATGGCGATGATTCACATCACGATTCTCATTCGCAACACGGATCATTTGCATTCTGTTGTCGAACGGATTAAACGGGTGAAGGATGTATACACTGTGCATCGGATTATGCAATAA
- the uraA gene encoding uracil permease, producing the protein MQREIQVNEKLPAGPGFLLSVQHLFAMFGSTVLVPNIFGVDPGMILLMNGIGTLLYIWICRGKIPAYLGSSFAFIAPVSLVLKNNPGGNGYAMALGAFIITGIIFCLVALVIKYAGTRWLDVVFPPAVMGSIVALIGLELVPVAAGMAGIINADPTKAWTPDPKTITLSLVTLGVTVLGAVLFRGFAKIIHILIGIVVGYVLAYFMGMVNTQAIADAPLFGHPAITTPVFNTSAMLTILPVALVVIVEHIGHLLVTSNIVGRELSKDPGLHRSLLGNGISTVISGFVGSTPNTTYGENIGVMALTKVYSVWVIGGAAIIAILLSFSGTFSAIVSNIPAPVMGGVSLLLFGVIAASGLRIFVEQKVDFAKPTNMLLATIVLVVGISGTTLTWGAVTLKGMALATIIGIILSLFFKLIDVLGWSNDKSQEPLTEKTPD; encoded by the coding sequence TTGCAACGCGAAATTCAAGTTAATGAAAAGCTACCGGCAGGACCTGGTTTCCTGCTCAGCGTACAGCATTTGTTTGCCATGTTTGGCAGCACTGTGCTGGTGCCGAATATTTTCGGCGTCGATCCCGGTATGATTTTGCTAATGAACGGTATTGGCACATTGTTGTACATCTGGATCTGCCGTGGCAAAATTCCCGCCTATCTCGGCTCCAGCTTCGCTTTTATCGCTCCCGTCAGTCTTGTGCTTAAAAACAATCCCGGCGGCAACGGCTATGCTATGGCCCTCGGTGCTTTCATCATTACAGGTATTATTTTCTGCCTCGTCGCACTGGTGATCAAATATGCCGGAACCCGTTGGCTGGACGTCGTATTTCCTCCAGCTGTTATGGGCTCCATCGTAGCCTTAATCGGTCTGGAGCTGGTTCCGGTTGCAGCAGGCATGGCAGGCATTATCAATGCCGATCCTACTAAAGCTTGGACTCCAGATCCCAAAACGATTACTCTTTCGCTCGTTACACTCGGGGTTACTGTTCTGGGTGCGGTGTTGTTTCGTGGGTTTGCCAAAATCATTCATATTCTGATCGGTATCGTAGTGGGCTATGTGCTTGCTTATTTTATGGGCATGGTCAATACACAGGCCATCGCAGACGCTCCTCTTTTCGGACATCCTGCAATTACCACTCCAGTTTTTAATACCTCTGCTATGCTGACGATTCTTCCTGTTGCTCTGGTCGTCATCGTAGAGCATATTGGTCACTTACTTGTGACTAGCAACATTGTCGGGCGTGAGTTGTCCAAAGATCCTGGTCTCCACCGCTCTCTGCTGGGTAACGGTATTTCCACCGTCATTTCGGGTTTTGTCGGTTCTACGCCTAATACGACTTATGGTGAAAATATTGGTGTCATGGCATTAACTAAAGTGTACTCTGTATGGGTTATTGGCGGAGCGGCTATCATTGCCATCCTGCTGTCCTTTTCAGGCACGTTCTCAGCGATTGTTTCTAATATTCCAGCTCCAGTTATGGGTGGCGTATCCTTACTATTATTCGGTGTCATCGCTGCCTCCGGTCTAAGAATCTTCGTTGAGCAAAAGGTTGATTTCGCCAAGCCAACTAACATGCTGCTTGCGACCATCGTGCTTGTTGTCGGAATCAGTGGTACTACGCTCACTTGGGGCGCTGTAACCTTGAAAGGTATGGCATTGGCTACAATCATCGGCATCATCCTCAGCTTGTTCTTCAAGCTGATTGACGTGCTCGGCTGGTCCAACGATAAATCACAGGAACCTTTAACCGAGAAAACACCAGATTGA
- a CDS encoding methyl-accepting chemotaxis protein produces MVILGLFRFKSLQARTFSTLIPLVLITLILISFLSYFFAKQKLDTEISQNAAHSLSRVKTDIAANVDRHALLVSMLTKSAEQLGAGMNIEGYGRFFEQELALNDMSYGLGIYFAKGAYDPGVTYRSIYVHRDGQLVKQTVEYDDPQYDYLTQPWYTEAVERGKEINFTEPFYDSRLKVNMITAGKAFYDREGKLLGVITGDLNMTNIQTFIEKMKFGANGSAILMDKNGAILSSGLPSLKAGEPLTKTMNAEAAQSIQSGTSGQLSVPIDSEDYRIMYETLPQTGWKIGVLLPESDLNRSANEMLKLLLIVSVIGILLIMGALLINNSGMIKEIKKIMQITNRMAHGDYSVELTQQRKDEFGQMADGINKVIAATRGMASRLSEESDVISGVSIKISQEISGATKDAQHNAGELAQVKEGAELQLVAAAESATAMEEMAVGIQRIAESIQHVSEATTEIEHKAQQGNERLTVVNQGMHKAKISMDEAGRVVSSLNERSAQIGSIIGMIQEISGQTKLLSLNASIEAARAGEHGRGFAVVASEIGKLAVNVSESAEQITSRIRSMQEETKLALEGMQQGALEMDEGVSILLEVEERFIAMNQDIQQVAIEVQEVSSASEEMSAGSEEVAASIGYLADIAKASAKRTEQASERSERQLKDLEGMDSSVKTLTGVSDTLNQVVSRFRV; encoded by the coding sequence GTGGTCATATTGGGTTTATTTCGATTTAAGAGTTTACAGGCACGGACATTTTCTACCTTGATTCCGCTTGTACTTATAACGCTGATTTTAATCAGCTTTTTGTCTTATTTTTTTGCCAAGCAGAAGCTAGATACGGAAATAAGCCAAAATGCTGCTCATTCCTTGTCGAGGGTTAAAACGGATATTGCAGCTAACGTAGATCGTCATGCTTTACTTGTTTCGATGCTGACTAAGAGTGCGGAACAACTGGGAGCAGGAATGAACATTGAGGGTTATGGACGTTTTTTTGAACAAGAGTTGGCTTTAAATGATATGTCATACGGGTTGGGCATTTATTTTGCTAAAGGTGCGTATGATCCGGGAGTGACTTACCGTTCCATATATGTGCATAGAGATGGCCAGCTAGTGAAGCAAACGGTTGAATATGATGATCCACAATATGACTACTTAACACAGCCATGGTATACAGAAGCCGTGGAACGTGGTAAGGAAATAAATTTTACGGAGCCTTTTTACGATAGCAGACTGAAAGTCAATATGATTACTGCAGGGAAAGCATTTTATGACAGGGAAGGGAAGCTGTTAGGTGTCATTACTGGCGACCTGAATATGACAAACATTCAAACGTTTATTGAAAAAATGAAGTTTGGTGCTAACGGTAGTGCGATCTTGATGGATAAGAATGGAGCCATTTTGTCATCCGGTCTTCCGTCCTTAAAAGCAGGCGAGCCGTTAACAAAAACGATGAATGCGGAAGCAGCACAATCTATTCAAAGTGGTACGTCCGGACAACTATCCGTACCCATTGATAGTGAGGACTACCGGATAATGTACGAAACACTCCCACAAACCGGATGGAAAATCGGCGTATTACTGCCAGAATCCGATTTGAACCGCTCTGCGAACGAAATGCTTAAACTTCTTCTTATTGTTAGTGTTATAGGCATCTTGCTAATTATGGGAGCGTTATTAATTAACAATTCAGGTATGATCAAAGAGATTAAAAAAATTATGCAGATAACCAATCGTATGGCTCATGGGGATTACAGCGTTGAACTAACACAACAACGTAAGGATGAATTTGGCCAAATGGCTGACGGGATCAATAAGGTGATTGCGGCAACCAGAGGAATGGCATCACGTTTGAGCGAAGAGTCAGATGTTATCTCAGGCGTATCTATAAAAATTTCCCAAGAGATTTCTGGGGCTACTAAAGATGCGCAGCATAATGCAGGAGAACTGGCACAGGTGAAGGAAGGAGCCGAGCTTCAATTGGTCGCAGCAGCAGAGAGTGCGACTGCGATGGAAGAAATGGCTGTTGGCATACAGCGTATTGCTGAATCTATCCAGCATGTATCCGAGGCTACCACTGAGATTGAACATAAGGCACAACAAGGAAATGAACGGTTGACCGTGGTCAACCAAGGAATGCATAAAGCGAAAATATCTATGGATGAGGCAGGCAGGGTAGTAAGCTCATTGAATGAGCGGTCCGCCCAAATTGGCAGCATAATTGGAATGATTCAGGAAATTAGTGGGCAGACCAAGTTGCTATCACTGAATGCTTCCATTGAAGCCGCACGTGCAGGGGAGCATGGCCGAGGGTTCGCTGTGGTGGCTTCAGAAATCGGCAAGCTGGCTGTAAACGTGAGCGAGTCTGCGGAACAAATTACGAGTCGAATCCGATCCATGCAGGAAGAAACCAAATTAGCTTTGGAAGGAATGCAGCAGGGTGCTCTGGAGATGGATGAAGGAGTATCTATTTTACTTGAGGTGGAAGAACGTTTTATTGCGATGAATCAAGATATTCAGCAGGTGGCGATAGAAGTGCAGGAGGTTTCATCTGCCTCAGAAGAAATGTCGGCAGGTTCAGAGGAAGTTGCAGCCTCTATTGGATATCTTGCAGACATTGCGAAAGCTTCAGCTAAACGTACAGAGCAAGCCTCGGAACGATCCGAACGGCAGCTTAAGGATCTGGAAGGTATGGACAGCTCTGTCAAGACACTTACAGGTGTCTCTGATACGCTTAATCAGGTCGTATCTCGCTTTCGTGTGTGA
- a CDS encoding adenine phosphoribosyltransferase gives MDYKEYIRVISDFPQPGISFKDITTLMKNGELYRKAINDMKELVSDLKIDLIAGPEARGFVIGAPLAYALGVGFIPIRKSGKLPGETIEEAYGLEYGKDTLAMHKDAIEPGQNVLIADDLLATGGTIATSVNLVRQLGGNVAGAAFLIELSDLNGRAKLPDVDVFTLITY, from the coding sequence TTGGACTACAAAGAATATATTCGGGTGATTTCCGATTTTCCACAACCAGGGATTAGTTTTAAAGACATTACAACCCTAATGAAAAATGGTGAACTGTACCGCAAGGCTATCAACGATATGAAGGAATTGGTATCGGATTTAAAAATTGATTTGATTGCAGGTCCAGAAGCACGCGGATTCGTTATCGGTGCGCCTCTGGCTTATGCGCTTGGCGTTGGTTTTATTCCGATCCGCAAAAGTGGCAAGCTCCCTGGGGAAACCATTGAGGAAGCATACGGTTTGGAGTATGGTAAAGATACGCTGGCGATGCATAAGGATGCTATAGAGCCAGGCCAAAATGTTTTGATTGCTGATGACCTGCTTGCTACAGGTGGTACTATTGCTACATCCGTGAACTTGGTACGCCAGCTTGGTGGCAATGTGGCAGGGGCTGCTTTTCTTATCGAGCTGTCTGATCTAAACGGTCGGGCGAAGCTGCCTGACGTAGATGTATTCACCCTGATTACGTATTAA